The following nucleotide sequence is from Scylla paramamosain isolate STU-SP2022 unplaced genomic scaffold, ASM3559412v1 Contig72, whole genome shotgun sequence.
TCAACAGATGGTAATCAGCTTTCAACAACAAAGATTTTGGCTAAATATTTCATATAGTGTTACTTCAACATATGTTATTATACTCTACTCAAGTGACAGTGATGTTACAAAAGATGTCGTGGTTCTCACTTGACTCTGCAGTGCTGATATAAAAACATCTTGTAGCTTAGCTGGTGGAGTTCATCAAGAGTGGCCACCAGCAGTCCTGCATCAGTCACCTGCAGGGATGAGATGAACATTAAAAGGAAGCAGAAACATGAGCTGAATATCAACAGAATGctgaaaaggaagaatggtGACACAAGTGGTAGAAGAGAActgaaggagagcaggaggtgACTGAGTGAACAACACAGGGAGGATTAAATGGTATACTTAAGAATGCTTATTTTAAAGTCTATCTATTATACACCCATTAAAGCAGGGTAGCTGACACACGGCCCCTACAACATATAACATCTTGTCTCATCCTAGGAATAAACGATACAAAAGGAGAGGGTACCCAGTgctcttactctccctttttagtaactttttaCAAGCATGCAAGGAATGACATGGCAATAATATCAAATCTAGCTACAGAGTTACACCCAAGCCATGTTCATCttaaaataaggataaaaaaacaggaataactGACCAGCTAAGCCATGTACCTGCAAAACAGTGTTGTGATAGAATCTGAGGAGGTTGCTTATCTTGTACAACATGACGGGTTTCTTGCTTCCCTCCCGACGCTGGTCTGTCACAATCGTCTGCTCAATTCTGGTTCTAGGAGGACGGCAAACACTCTCCGATACGCTGGCCACAGTACTCCTTGTCTGCTCTGTTGGGTCTGAAGGGAGTCAGTGTCAGTTGATGGTATAATGGCTGGTATTCAGGGTACTGTTTGTTCTTTGGATCTGAAGGCAGAGTCAGTGTTAGTAGCTGGTTTGAAGGCCTGCTATTCAATTACAAATATACACTCTATCCTTCAGCTTACCTAGATTGGAGTACTTGGCAAAAAGTGATTGGGCCGCCTCACGTTCAGAAGGGAGGGGCTGATGCACCCATGCCAGCATGTCCCCCACGTAGTGCAGGGGGGGGGTCATGTGCCTGCAGCTGTATGGGTCGTGGTGCTCCTCCAGGTCCTCCTATGGTGAGAGCATCCAGGAAGCCCCTCACCAGCCATCctcatctcaccaccaccatccactcctccaccaccaggcTGGAAGGAAGATGCATTTAAGGTTTGTACGGAGGGAAAGTAAGGATAGGAATAAGAGGACAAagtaatacaaaggaatacaaaggaaagaacagacagcaacagccctactgggcctaacgaggctgtctgtgtgtgacaAGAGGAGAAtttgaggaggaaatgaggatcAGAGCATGCAAagacaagaataagagaaagacacaGTACTGAAGTGTGTAATAAAGGAAACATGCTCACTTGAAAAGCACTGGTCTCTCCTGCAGAGCTGCTAAGGCTTGTGTGAGCAAAGGTGAGGGGTCTGGGGAGCAACACTGCCCCTGACACCAGCGGTACAGCCTCTCCAGACCTGCTTCACGGCACACGTTCATTTGCTCCGCCATGTCCAAGGCAGTGTTTTGGTGGCCCGtctgtgggaaaaaaagtgcaCTTGTTATTACTGAAGTTAAAAGAGGTTCTTCATCCAGTAAATTTTAAACAGCAAAGGTCTAAGTATACTGGCATCTGATCTACATTACTTTTGATGGGCTCTAGTAAAAGAATTACATACCATCAGAGAAGAAATACACCTATAATAACTATATAATCATTGCTAAGGCTTTTGAACACAATCCTCATAGAAGAATGTGTTTAAAGAATGCAGGCCAAAGTGagacaataaaaagacaataaaaagagaCAATAAAGCAAACAACAGTTGAATCCGGCCTTTGTGTtatagaaagagatgaaaaataaagagatgagtTGAATCAAGCCTCTGTACTCTATCATTTGGCAAAACAGCTCACCACCCTGCCTCACAATATACCACAGACCACTACAGTCCACCCCAGACCATCCCAGACCACTACAGCCCACCACAGACCTGCAGGAGGTACTTGGTGTTGCTGCGTATCTTCTGTGTCTTGTCCAAGATGGTAAAGAACTCTGGGGTGATGGGAGACTCTCTGGTGGACCCCTTGATGGTGGCTACCTCATCTGGTGTCAATTGGAAGCACCTCACAAATGCCTCAGCCACTGTCTTCTGCATGTGTAGCTTGTTGCTGTGGAAGATGACAACAGTCACCATCtttggaacataagaacacaaaaaaatatgggaagctgcaaaaagatATCAAGACACTTGCCTAACTAAACTTGGCACCTCACAAATGCCTTGACCACTGTTTACTGCGTACGTACCTTGTTGCTGCGGAAGATGGCTGTGATCACCATCTTGGACTATTCTAAGAGAGGAGTTGTCAATTCAAGATATCCATTTCAAGAGAGGAGTTATAAAGATGCCAGCCTAACTAAACTTGTCACTTCATTCATTTGCTAGATGTGAGAATGTTGTGTATGAGTATATGATATGTATAATGTGTTATGTATAATGTTTGGGCCATACTGTGTGAGATTGCTGGCCttgtatacagatagatagatagataggtagatagattgtTCCTTTTCTGGTACAAAGGCTTGAGAGCaaatgaagaataataataaatcccTCTGAAGAATATTGAGTAAGATGAGTCACCTCCGGTTCTGGAGTGAGGTCGTCTGGTGGATGAGGTGCCGAGTCTCTGATTTTGTGGCCTGGAGTCGAGACTTCACgtccacacacacttcattcgTGGCACTCACTTCCCGGTGTATGTCATCCACTGCTTTCTTCACATCCCTCAATGCTGTGACAAATTCCtgtaatacagagccttgaggaacgccgctatttaccttatgccactctgtgactcttttccatttattacaacacgctgttttctgtcagagagccagtctctcagccatttcaggatgtttccggcaatgccgtgagcttttactttactgatgagtctcttatggggaacagtgtcgaaagctttctggaaatcaaggtagataatatcaacagcttttgtctcgtcatacgagttaaatacttcagaaaagaagtctagtaagtttgttaagcaggagcgcttggttctcaaaccgtgttgcgaatcctttatgattttattttcttctaaatatttaacaattttatctctaattattgtttccatcagcttacacactactgaagtgagactgatcggcctgtaattggctgggagagatttatttccttttttaaagattggcgtgacattcgctagtttccattcgtggggaactttacccgctagcaaagttttactgaataaaattgtaagcggtttcacgagttcatttcttgcttctttaagaagcctgagtgatatcttgtctggcccggctgttttgtttac
It contains:
- the LOC135098650 gene encoding conserved oligomeric Golgi complex subunit 6-like, whose translation is MTPPLHYVGDMLAWVHQPLPSEREAAQSLFAKYSNLDPTEQTRSTVASVSESVCRPPRTRIEQTIVTDQRREGSKKPVMLYKISNLLRFYHNTVLQVTDAGLLVATLDELHQLSYKMFLYQHCRVKIEPPGETLAPTPGVACTLSLLTEVVTAATVADDAHHDCKQIVSCVVDPLMNAISENATGLGAVESAVYLLNCFHQLHTTGDKLEMIQGQIDAQLDTLSQEQINGVCVS
- the LOC135098640 gene encoding conserved oligomeric Golgi complex subunit 6-like, encoding MQKTVAEAFVRCFQLTPDEVATIKGSTRESPITPEFFTILDKTQKIRSNTKYLLQTGHQNTALDMAEQMNVCREAGLERLYRWCQGQCCSPDPSPLLTQALAALQERPVLFNLVVEEWMVVVR